TTAGTTTATGCAGTGAAATTAGTAGATTTAATATGTCATTAAACATTTAGCTCTTCGTAAGCTGGCTCTTTCTTGCCGATAATGTCGCAGACCCCGAGACTATCGTAAACAATAACCGTGTATTTCACCTCGGCATTTTTAGCCTTCCCCAATAGAGATGATAGTTCACTACACTTGTCCCTTGGCGCGTCTTCTTGTTCGCAGAGGTAGTTTAATGCATAGATGAAGTCTAGTATAAGGCCCTCTATGGTCGTAATGTAACCTTGAGAGCTTATGCCCGGTTCTACGGTGAGACCTAGCTCTGGAATTTCAATTTTACAGGTAGAGCTTTTTACTAGTAGGGCGTTTTCATCTCCTGGTTCCTCGACCCTGTATACTATCTTCCTCGGATTGCTCTTACCTAGGACCAGGACATCCCTATGCTTGAACCCGCAAGAAGGGCATTCCGCGGTAGATATGATTACATCGCCGTAGTATGCAATACTGTACTTGTAGTCCAGAACACGTAATTCGTAACCGCAAAGAGGGCATTTCGATGTGTACTCTGCTAGTTTTTCAGGCACCTCTCCACAGCACATAATTAGCACCACTATGCAGAAGTATGGTAATGTAGTGCCTTTTTAATTCACATCGCACCCTGACGGCTGAGGTCAATTAAATGGGAACCATCACAGGTAGGAGCGTTGAAGAAGCCGGAACCAAGCCCTTCTCTACACGTCGCATAGGTAAGATTATACTTCTTTGCGGGCTCAATAACCAGTTGTAGAAGAAGCCTCCTAGTGCTTCGAGGCAAATACAAGTAACCGTGTACTAGGCTGCCCAGTTCGCCATACAGCCTGTAAACCTTCCGTGCTACCTCGGGAATTCCTTCGGCAATTCTCTTCAGGGTACTCCACCTCGCCTTGTAAGTCGAGGTAACAATGTGCATTGCACCCGCCTCTACAACCCTACCTACTAACTCCTCGATCGCGTAGTAGTCGTCGTTAACAAATGGTATTATCGGGTCTAACCTCACGCCCACCGGGATACCCTGTTTTCTCAGCTCACGGAGAGCGTTAAGCCTCTTTTGAGGTGAGGGGGCACCAGGCTCTATGGCCTTAGCTATCTTCTCGTCGAGCGTTGTAATGGTGATCATGACAGCCGAGGAGGCTTTCAACAGCAGGTCTACGTCCCTGGTGACGAGGTCTGATTTTGTCGTGATGAGTATCTTTACACCTCGCCTTGAAAGGAGCTCCAAGGTTCTACGCGTTAAACCAAGCTTCTCCTCGATAGGGGGGTAAGGATCACTACTAGTACTTAACTCTACGAGGGTACCTTGTCTAATCCTCGTTAGGTCTCTTGCTAAGTTTTCTAAGAACCGATTCTTAGGGTAGCTCTCCTTGACACCAATGTACGATGATGCATAGCAGTACAAACATAGGTGACTACACCCAGTATAGGGGTGTAAACTGTACTTTAGGGGACACGTGCAGAGAGGTGATCTCCAGGGGTCGAAGTCCCGTAAGACTCTGAGCTTCGACAAATACAATTACACCTAGGTGACCTAGGGGTGTACCCCGCCCGACCGGCCTCCTTCATTTTCACCTCCCATGAAGGGATCTCGGGGAGGTGTGAGGGGGCGGGGCGTTAAAACATTATGAGTATAAGCCACTAAAATAGTTTTCCCCGCTCTTATGTCACGTTACTTCGCATTTAAGTTATTTAAAATCCCTGTGGCATATGTTTCTCACGGGATTGTATTGGTTTCGGGTTTAACGAGAGATGCTATGGTAGAGATCTTAGATTACGTGTATAAGGCGGCGGAGCTGATTAGCGATACTGAAAAAAACAACATGTTAGAAACGCTCCTAACAGCCCTTAAGGAAAAAAGGCGCGTTTTTGTCGTAGGAGCAGGTAGAAGCGGGTTAGTGGCGAGAGCATTCGCAATGCGGTTAATGCACCTGGGTTTCTACGTGTATGTGATGGGAGAAACCATAATGCCCCCCCTGGATCCCGGAGACGTGCTAATAGCTGTTTCAGGCTCGGGCAGAACCAAGACAGTGGTCGCAGTAGCAGAGGCGGCGAAAGCCGTCGGCGCGAGGATAATCGCGCTCACGAGCTACCCTGACAGCCCATTAGCAAGGCTGGCTGATATCATCGTGAGAATACCTGGAAGAACGAAGCTAGCTCTAGAGGAAGACTACTTAATTAGGCAGGTTAGAGGCATCCATGAGCCTCTCGCGCCGTTAGGAACTCTTTTCGAAGTAACTACAATGGTATTCTTAGACGGTGTAGTAGTCGAATTAATGTACAAGCTGGGAATTACGGAAGAGGAGATGAAAGAACGTCACGCAAACATAGAGTAAGGTAAAGCGATTTCGAGGAACCTAAAAAACTTCTTTTACGAACCTTCCATTCTCGTATACCAGGTCTCCATCAGCGTAAACCCTACAACCCTTCATACTCTTGATCATGTCCCAGTGTATCGCTGAAACGTTCTTACCGCCTGTTTCGGGGTAGGCGGAGCCTAGTGCAACGTGTATTGTACCACCTATTTTCTCGTCGAACAGGGTGTTTTTTGTGATTCGCGTTATGTTGTAGTTAAGCCCGAACGCGAATTCACCAACCCTTCTAGCCCCTTCATCAACTTCCAGCATTTTTCTGAGGAACTCTTCATTCCTAGAAGCCTTGATCTCGACGACTTCCCCCCTCTTAAACGTAAGCTTAATACCCTCTACCTCCACGCCTCTCCATATAGCAGGAAAATCGAATTCTATGAAGCCTTCAACGCTTTCTTCCAACGGCGCAGTGAAAACCTCTCCTCCGGGCATGTTGACCTTCCCGTCATCGTTAATCCATTTTCTCCCGTCGACCCTCATGTAAAGGCCCATGCCGGGGCCCTCGAGCCTTAGCTCCCTTACCTTAGAGAGCGCGCTTGCTATTCTTTGCTGCCTCTCTCCAATCCCTTTCCAGGTGGAAACGGGGTCTTCAACGTCACTATATGTTGCCTTATATACGAAGTCCTCGAAGTCTTCAATGCCCATACCCGCCTCTTGTGCAAGAGCCCTTGTAGGGTAGGCGACTACTACCCACTTTAGCTCACCCTTGGCACTCCTCTTGAGGAAGATCTCTGCTAGCTCCCTCGTAGCTGCACTCCTGATCTTCAACTTTTCGGGGTCTACCCCTGAGAGGGGTTTAGTATGGGTTGGCGCGTATATACTTATAGAAGCGTTCACCTTCGTGGCTATTTCCCTCTCAATACTGCTAACGTGCGTTAATACGTTCTGTTTTGCGTACTTGTAGAGGACCTCTATAACGGATTCGTCAACTATCCTTATAAGGGGGTAAGCTCCGCGCTGTACAGCCTGCCTTACGATTTCCCTTATGAAAGGTATGGATTCCACAGTGCCCTCAATACTTACCTCCTCGTCTTCTCTTAGATCAACGCAGTATTCAACGACCAGCCTTGCTAGATTTTTAAGCCTATAATCGGTCAAGCTTGCACCTGCTATTGGGATATTAACCGGGTCTAATATAATATTTAGAAGAAAGTGGAGAATGGGTTGAGCAGTGCTAGGAACGCGCAATCACGGATAAGCTTGCTTTAAACTAGTGATATCCATGCGCTCGAAGCAATGCGCTATTAAGCAGCTCGCGGAGCCCCTGGCGCTTGCGCTAGCATTAGAGGCGTCAGGCTATCCCAAGCCCGGAAACGTTCATAGAACTTCCGATAGGAAGGGTCTAAGGTATGAGGCGTTTCTAGCAACGAGTATTCTCGCCGTAAAGTACTTCGAACGGGGGGTTAAGCGGGGTCGCCGAGGATTCGGGAAAACCGTTCTTGGGGATCTCGTGCACGGGCTCGTCAGGGAGGTTACCGAGAAATTGAACTCGACGAACACTTGCCTAGGGTCTTCGCTACTGCTTTCACTAATGAGCGTTTCCCTCGGAGCGCTCTCACTGCATGTTATAGGAACAATTAGAGAGCTCGGAGGCGTCTCCAAGAAGATCGTGGAGTCCACCACGGTGTGGGACACCATATACTACTACAAGGCCGTTAGAACTGCTTCTCCAAGCTACCTAAAGCCAGACGACCATACTGGGATCTACGTGAACGTCTGGGACCCGGCGTACAGGCAACGCTTGCTAGAAAAGGGCCATAGACTGGTAGACGTTTTAAAGTATAGTTCAAAACTCGACATAGTGGCCCGCGAGGCCTTAAACGGCTTTGAACAAGGGCTCCTCGCAGAGGAGTTCATGCGGGAGAGGCTTAATGCGCACAGGGACTTTAACAGAGCGGTGGTAGAAACATACCTCTACCTCCTCTCGAGAAACCGCGACACGGTCGTCTACTTGAAAAACGGTATTAGCACGGCAGAAGAGGTTTCGGAGAAGGCCCTAAGAGTACTAAATGACGTGATTGCCCGAAAGAGTGGTTGGAGAAGCCCCGTAAAGGAGTTTGATTATGAACTGGTGAGTAGAGGCATCAACCCGGGCGCCGTGGCGGACTTGACTGCCACAGCTATAGCGTTGCATTTACTCCGAAACACGCTCGAAAACGGCATACTCCTAGACCTATCCTATTAGCCCAGGTAGTCTTTCAAGTCCACTTCTTTTCCATGCTTAACGAATTTTATCCTGAGCTCGGGCCTCACGTTCAGCCCTAGTGCGTTTATGATGCCTTGCACCGTGTACCCGTCAATACCCGATACCAGGCCGCTCCTTATAGCCCTGTAGAGCTCGTTTACTAGGACTTTATACACATCAGGGTATTTCAACTTAAGCTTTTCTAAGAGCTCGACAGCTCTATCGTCTAAGAGCTTCGAGTAAACGAGCTTCTCGGGGTCTTCTTGTTGTGAGTCTTGTTGCTTCTGGTGCATTATAACATGTGAAAGCACCTTCTTGTAGAGCTTAAACCTGATCGTGTCGGGTAATTCATCGCTCATAAACACCCACCCCGTTAAACTAAAACCTATTACGGGGAATTTATCCTATGCAGCATGGAATGGGAGGATGTTTCATCCCTAGTAGGGATGCTTAAGGGGTTGAAAATGGAGGTGGTTAAGCTAGTAGACGTGTGGAAGGTGTACAAAGTGGGCAACATAGAATTCTTTGCTCTTCGCGGAGTGAACCTAGAAGTACTCAGAGGCGAGATGGTATCGATCATGGGTCCCAGTGGTTCGGGCAAGACAACATTGTTAAACATGATTGGCATGCTCGATAAGCCGACCAGGGGCAAGGTTTACATTGATGGTGTAGACACCTCAAGCATGCCCGAGCACAAGGTCGCGGACTTCCGTAACAGGAAAATCGGATTCGTATTTCAGCAGTTCAACTTAATAAATAGGTTAACGGTGTATGAGAACATCGAGCTTCCTTTGATACCACGTGGTATACCACCAGCCTCTAGGCGGGAAATGGTCGTTAAAGCACTACAGATGGTTGGCGGTGATTCCTCCTGGCTTAACAAAAGGCCAAGCCAGCTAAGTGGCGGCCAGCAACAAAGAGTTGCCATTGCCAGGGCGATCGTAGGTAGCCCGGACATTATACTAGCAGACGAGCCCACGGGAAACCTGGACAGGGCCTCCGCGAAGGTGATAGTAGATACGTTCTTAAAGCTCAACAAGGAGAGCCTTACAGTGATCGTGGTGACCCACGACCCCGAAATAGCGAATTGTACGGAGAAGATCTACGTGTTGCGGGATGGTACAATAGCTGGCGTTAAAAACCCCATAAAGCCTGAGTGCATATTGAATAGGGTTTGAGGTGCTCTTAAATGGAAAGGAGGCTTAAAGGCACCTTACTGCTCGTAGTAGTGCTGGTTCAAGCGCTCATTTACACGTCGCCCATTACTACCGCTGAAGGTAGTAACTGGGTATTAGAGGGGTACTCGTTTAAGTCGTCTGCAGGCGGTAGTGTTTACCCCGGAAGCCGCAATACGAGGCTAATCATCACACTGAGATATGTAGGTAACGAAGACGCATTAAACCCGACAGCCTGCATCGTACCCCTTCATTGGGGGTTTCAGGTGGTAGGGCCAGCGTGCTCCGCTGGCAGGGATGCCGATGGAGATGCCCTACACGTAGTTAAACCCGGAAATACCACGTATTTCACTTATACATTGAACGTAGAGAAAACTGTGAGTCCTGGCCGTTATTATGCAGCTTTAAATGTATCATACTACAATGTTAGTAGCAACAAACTGGTCTGGGAGCTACTTTACTTGAACCTCGAAGTCTCACCGTACCCATCACTAAATGTAACGGTAAAAGACACCTACTTTACACCATACAGCTATCCGGGAGCATGCCCTGTGTACGTGGTTACCGGCGTAGAGAACGGCGGCCCTACCGCCATCGTAAATATGAGGCTCGTGCTCGAAATGCCCGGCGAGCTCGCCGATCCAAGCAAGCTAAATTACACCTACGTCGGCAGCATAGACCCGGGAGGAGAGGTATACTTAAACCTGGGAGCTACATGTATAAGCCCCTCTGCAAGCGCTAACTCTACATATGGCGGCGTCCTCTACATCAGTGCTCAACTAGTAACGGATGATGGAGTGCTTTACACTGATGAGCGCTACTACAATGTAACGTTCGCGCTCGAAGACCTGCCTGGAATGAAGATAAGTATACTAGACTACGAGTTGACGTCTGGTTCTAGTTTACCTGGATTCAAGAACACTGGTTTGAGAATACTGGTAAGATCGGAAGAACCGGGCACGCTCGAGCTATCTTACTCGTACTTGGTGCTCGAAAACGCTGTAACTGGTAACGATTCTCTCACCGCCACCTACACGCACGAGACATTATTGGATTACTTAGAGTCAACCTGGATAACGTATAGTGGCATCAACGTAATGGACAACGCCACGTACGTAAAAGCCAACATAACGATCCACGGATCGGTACTACGCGAAGGGGTGAGATACCCAGCCCTCGTGAACCTTGTAATCGTGGTCCCCCTACACTACAGGGATCTCGACATCAAAGTAGAACGGGTGGTATGGAGGCTTGGCTACGCACATCCGGGCTCCGCTGGCAACTCCCTCATGGTCACCATATTGAATAGTGAAGTGGGCTTAAGCATTACCGATGCCGTGGTGGACTTAGTAGCGCCTAAAGACGCCCTTTACCCAGATAGGCTGACGGTATACAACGTTGTATTCAATCCGGGTTCACTCGTAGAGCTCTCATTCAACGATATAGCTATACCGAGTAGCGTAATGCCCGGCGCGTACGAAGTCATAATTAACATTACAGGAATCCTGAGAGCTAGAGATAACTCGTTCAGATATATCAGTCTTACGCGTCGCGCCACGGTAGTGATCGAAGACCGGGCTGACGTTAAAATACGCGTTGTAGGCTACGAGTTGACGTCTGGTTCTAGTTTACCTGGATTCAAGAACACTGGTTTGAGAATACTGGTAAGATCGGAAGAACCGGGCACGCTCCGGATCACGTACTCGGTGGCAGTGTTTGAAAACGCTTTAACGGTAAACGGGTCTGCCATCGCCACGTACGCTCACAATATTGCACTAAACTACCTGGAATCCGCGTGGATAACGTATAGCGGCATTGACACGGTGGACGGTGCTATGTGCATTAAAGTGAACATAACCATTTACGGTTCCGTTCTGCACGATGGAGCGGAGTATGCCATATCAACGAACCTACTAGTAATTGTTAAACTCGAAGAAAGGGACATCGACGTCTTAGTTGAGAGGGCGGCCTGGGCTGACGGTTACGCGTATCCCGGTTCAACGGGCAATACTCTAGTACTCACGTTACTAAACAACGAAAGTGATTTCAGCGTGGCGGATGCTACAGTAGAAGTAACAGCACCCGGTGGTGTACTCTACCCGGATAGGCTAGTAACCTACAACGTCGCCTTTAGCCCGGGCTCCCTCGTGGAGGTGAGGTTCACTGATATCATCATACCGAGTACCGTGAAGCCTGGCGTATACGAGCTAACAGTAAGCATTAGCGGTGTTTTAAGGGCTAGAGATGGCTCGTTCAAGTACGTCAGGATTGCACGCAACACCACGACGACCATAGCCGATCCTTCGAAGCTAGAGCTGGTATTACCGGTCATCAGCGTAGCTGATATATTCTGGGGCGAGGGAACGCCTCAATACGTATACCCGGGTAATGCGAGAGCACCACTCACAGTTGTGCTCCAGAATAGGGGCACCGTGCCGGCATATAACGTGTTAGTGTTTATTGACGGGATTTCACCGGGCGATGTAGAGGTACTAAACGGCGCCGCGCAGTGCGGTGTTCAGGTACCACCCGGTAGTACCTGCGTCGCCGTGTTCTACTTGAACCTCTCCAGTAGCGTGAGCGGCTTAAAATCCATCAGCTTCGTAGTTAATTACACCGTTCAAGGGCTTGGAACGAACACCGTGTTCACGCAGCCTCTAACAGCAACTATACTACTACCCGAGTACGCCGCGGGCGCCGGCCTCGTGATAGCTGATTATGGCTGGTTGAATAACAACCCGGTGTTTCCTAGGACAAGGGGGGCAGTGGTATCGATAACGCTCGCCAACCTCGAACCTTATACGGTGTACTCGATATGGGTCTACATGAAGACTCCTCCATGCATGAACATGGGGAGAGGTTCGTCAGGGTCAGCGTACATCGCAGGTCCGCTGGCAACGCTACAGACTACTACGGTTTCCTTTACCTTGGACCTAGACAACTGTGCCGTCGGCTCACACCCAGCCACGATTGAAATGGATTACTACCTGCAGACAGGTGGTGGAGGTACGAGGAAGAGGGTAAGCCAGTCAATACGTTTACTCGTTGAAAGCGACGAAAACAGCATAGAATACCTCATGTCCGGGTGGCTAAACACCCCTCCAAGCCCGCCTGTATACGGTGCACAATACTACATCGTGTTCCGCAATAACGCATTTCCACGAATAAGCAATCCTGTGCTAAAGCTACACCTACCCCAAGGCATTGTCGAGTCTAAGACTAACAGCTCCTTAGCCGTAGCGCTACCTGCGTATAGGCTTACAGCTCAACAAGCATACCTCCTACTGCAGGGAGCTCCGGGCAATGTCGCTCAATTAATATCCCAATACTTATCGCAACAGCCGGTGGCACAGAGTACTGGTAAAGGCGATTTCATACTTTACGTGGTCTCATTAAACATTGAAAAAGTTGGCGTAACGGAGTTTACGGTACCCTACACCATCACGTTCATCGATCACTGGGACGGCGAGTACAGCGTAGCGGCTAATTTCACAGTGAAAATGCTCTCGGCCCCTCCACTAGTGGAAATATACCCAGCAACCCCGCTCGCGGTGTTTAGGAACGGGACAGCTATACTGGATGTTATCGTGGAGAACAGGTACAACGCGCCTATAAGTAACTTGTACGTAGCACTAATGCCTGCCTCCGGTAACGTCATTCCTCAAGGTGCCGTTAAGTACGTTGAAAAATTAGAGGCATACTCTAACGTGGTATTAAGGTACGAGCTAGTATACAACCCCGTGCAGATAACTGTAGGATCAGTACCCATGACCATGTCCTCCGCAGTTTTTACAGCTACGTTGATATACATGGATATAACGGGTGGGCTTCACACGATGAACACGACGCTCGCAGCGATGATCGCGCCGTTCATAGAGCTGACCATAATGCCGGGCACCTTTGCGAGGTATTCGAAGAATACGCTATCGGTGAACGGCATAATAGCTAACACGGGCATTTCTGGTGCGCGTAGTGTTGTCGTGTATTTAAGGTACGGTGACGTAGAGGCCATTAACATTCTAGGAGACGTAGACCCCGCATCTCAAACACCGTTCAGAATAGAAGTGCAGGCACCATATAATGGCGATAACTGCACCCTCGTAGTAAAATACCGCGATGAGTATGGCTCTGAATACACGTTAGAGAAAACGATAGGAGTCATGTTCGTGCCCGAGAAAACCGAGACAGCACCACCAGTGCAACAACCTCAAGTAGACGTGTTCAGGCTTGCCGTGGTAGCATTAGTTGCCGCGTTTCTCGGAGGGGCGATCTACATAATCTACAGGCACGTGAAGCGGACGACGAAGCAGGGGGTGTACAATGAGGTTAAGTGATATTTTGAAACTAAGCATAAAGACCCTTACCGAGAGAAAACTGCGCGCGGCATTAACGATAATAGGCGTAGCGATAGGCCCCATGGCCCTGCTGATGATCGGCAGCATTGTCACGGGGTACGGGGATTACATAGTATCGTCCATAACTGGTCTCGGACAGAACCTGGTAGTAGTAACTCCTAGAACAGGGTATAGACTGACCCGGGACGACGTGGATTATATTTCAAAAATACCCGGTGTAGTGGACGTGACGCCATTCTACACAACTCAGGGGGAATTACTTGTGCGCGGCGAACGCAAGACCATATACATCTACGGCGTAAACCCGGAATTCGTGCTTAAGGCGATATCGAGTCTTAGTATCCGCGAAGGGCGTGCCCCTTCATCCGCAGAGCTGAGCCACGCACTTGTCGGGTACAGTGTAGCGTATGACGATAACGACGAGAAGCGGTACGATCTGGGTGATGTGCTGTCAATGACCGTTTATAAAGTAGGTGAAAGAGGCAGGGTGGAGGTGAGGCGTTTAAATGTGGTGGTAACGGGCGTGCTAGATAGGTTTGGTGGAGCAGTATTTCTTAACCCAGATACCGGTGCGTTTATCCCCATAGAGACGGTGGAAAAAGCGCTCGGCGTGAAGGAGTGGAGTGGTATACTAGTCTTAGCCGCTTCACCGGAACTCGTCGACGCTGTCGTGAACGGGATCAAGAGCACTTATGGAAACAACGTCGACGTAATATCGTTCATTGCAATAGCCAAGACGGTTTCAAACGTTGTAGCGACAGTGGATTTCGTTGTTTTCGCGGCTACGACATCATCATTTGCCGTGGCGGTAGCCGGCGTGGCGGCCTCCATGATCACGAGCGTGATGGAGAGGACCAGGGAAATAGGTGTCATGAAGGCCATTGGGTTCCGAGACAAGCAGGTACTTGTACTAATACTAGCAGAAGGCGTCTTAATAAGCATTATAGGTTACGTAATGGGCTCCATTCTGGGAATACTTGGGGCCAGGCTACTAGCAGGCTCTGGTAGTCTTAGGATAGGCGAACTGTGGGAGATTAGGGCTGAGCCCAGATTCACGGCAGACCTAGTAGCTAGAAGCGCCATAATGACAACGGTCGTAGGCATTCTAGGTGCTCTATTCCCAGCATATAGAGCGATGAGAATCCCGCCAGCCGTGGCGTTAAAGTACGAGTAGCGGCTACCCGGTCACCGCTATTTAAACGTGTTTATGAAAGTAGTGTAAATGGTGTTGGTAAGTGTCTCTGAGAGACTTAATTACCAAGTGGCTCATCGAGGAAGCCTTCGCGATCTCGAAGCTAGACGCCCCTCCCGAAGCTAGGGTCGCGTGGAGTATTGGTGTATCCACACCGGGAGCTCCCGGCGTACGGTTTAGTGTGCTATCTCCCGCTGATAGGCAGGATAGGGTGATCTTGGCGATGGGCATCGCTATATCTCCAGAGCACAGGAGTGAACTGGAGAGATCTAAACCCACCGAGAGAGTTAGGGCGATGCACTCCATACTGTCCAAGGCGTTAGCCGTGTGCATAGACTGTAAAATAGCTGTTCAACCGAGCATTGTTGATCCCCAGTCCATAACGATAAACGTGGAGGTATTCGAAGAGGAGATAGTGAAGTACGGCAAACCCTATTTCATGAGGTTACTGACGAGGTTCCTCAACACGTACCTCGCGATAGTTTCGGGGTTTAACGAGTGGTTTCCAGTAATACAACCCAGTACCAGGGGAAAGGAAAGCACATCCTTTATGTAGTGGACCGGCCGGGATTTGAACCCGGGACCTCCGCCGTGCGAGGGCGGCGCTCTTCCAGCTGAGCTACCGGCCCTACTACAAAAGATGGAGTACAAAGAGCCTTTTAAAGATAAAAAGCCAGGAGCTAGCACTTCGCTAGGCCATGTTGTACCCTGCTTCGAGGGCTTTAAAGTTTGCATCAAGCCATCGCGGTGATACCAGTTCCGATATAGCTGCTTTCACGTGTTCGATACCTATTACACCGATCTCTCTCAGAAGTTTGCCCAGGATAACCATGTTCGCTACGCGCCGCGTTCCCGTAACTTTTTCTGCTATGCCGCTGAACTTCGCAGAAGCAACCCTATAGCCTTTAAAAAAGTCCGGGTTAACGAAGTCCTCGTCAACTATGATTAGAGTGTGCGGCTTGATCATCGTTGCTTTGTACCTCTCTACGTAGAATGGGAACATGAAGACCGCTATGTTGGGGTTTAGTACTTTATTGTACTCTATCTCATCAATGGATGACGCTATGATTATGTCTGACCTGCTTTCGCCACCCCGTGTTTCGGCAGAGTAGCTTTCCGTTACAACGGCGTAGAGGCCGGCATACTTGGTCGCGGCTAGACCTAGTATTCTTCCGAGTAAAAGTACTCCCTGCCCACCCCTACCTACAACTAGTATTTCTTGCTTCACTTACCAACACCTCTAATAATATCTAGTAAAGAGGGGTTGTTCCTTTCAATGAACTCACCTACGATGATACCCTTTTCCCAGTCTATTTCGGCTTCCTCGATAGCGGGTTTCGGTTTGTACTTTACGCGCTTTTTAAGCTCCAAGAACATTTCAAGGGGATCTCTCAATCCAATGTGCCTCCCGTAGATTTCAGGGCACGTAGAGACGACTTCAATAAACCTAAACCCCTTCATGCCTAGGGCTTTGTAGAAGAACTGCTCTATGTAGTGCGGTGTAGTTACGCTTGCCCTCGCAACATAATTGGCGTTTAACGATGCCACGAGCTTAATGGTGTTCATCGGGTATTCGGGATTTCCATACGGAGTGGTAGTGGTTCTAACTCCTTTTGGTGTTGTGGGCGCAACCTGCCCTCCCGTCATGGCGTACACAAAGTTGGTGATCATGACCACAATCATGTCGGCATTTCTTCTGGCTGCGTGGATTAGGTGGTTTCCACCGATC
The Desulfurococcaceae archaeon DNA segment above includes these coding regions:
- a CDS encoding thiamine pyrophosphate-dependent enzyme, giving the protein MAVTTHIHPLDKYLRVERLPTIYCPGCGIGIAIGAIVRALDRRIGEGVVDLDKVIWVTGIGCSARTVFYPKVDGAHVLHGRAIPFALGAVLANPELMAIVVGGDGDIAGIGGNHLIHAARRNADMIVVMITNFVYAMTGGQVAPTTPKGVRTTTTPYGNPEYPMNTIKLVASLNANYVARASVTTPHYIEQFFYKALGMKGFRFIEVVSTCPEIYGRHIGLRDPLEMFLELKKRVKYKPKPAIEEAEIDWEKGIIVGEFIERNNPSLLDIIRGVGK